In the genome of Phaeobacter gallaeciensis DSM 26640, one region contains:
- a CDS encoding AAA family ATPase: MARETQKKDPSRGAAGLPPYFNIDPDSALSDLEVPTSTGGFADIAEACARGRADLSSRGMNEEGRKSLRLFSTWEITRYLIPVAQAHFRRVLKANPELPQGRSETEGGAKWFTLDEVLRLRAHFAAQGSKAKDYTPYRPEGLPAKMVAVANFKGGVGKTSTAAHLAMSAALDGYKVLVIDLDSQGSMTSIFGGKVEDEWQTAFPLLARHYGDHLRLENQRRLDRGDAPQPLDDSLSAAMEMTAADVIQPTHWPNIDLIGAQLNLYWAEFQIPVWRMAARSWKLWDALTERLEADGVLEQYDVIFIDTPPALGYLTINGLSAADILLVPMGASFLEFDSTGRFFDMLHSTFASIEEGENLAARALGRPEIAFEWDAVRTVITRYDSAQQGELAALMQAYLGPTLSPHRQDYTALIGQAGEQVNGIYEADYRDFNRETYARGRETFDATYAAFKRLLLAVWRRDELQMQRAAQ; this comes from the coding sequence ATGGCACGAGAGACCCAGAAGAAAGACCCAAGCCGCGGCGCGGCCGGGCTGCCCCCCTATTTCAACATCGACCCCGACAGCGCGCTCAGCGATCTGGAGGTGCCCACCAGCACCGGCGGTTTTGCCGATATCGCCGAGGCCTGCGCCCGGGGCCGGGCGGATCTCTCCAGCCGGGGCATGAACGAAGAAGGGCGCAAATCGCTGCGGCTGTTCTCCACCTGGGAAATTACCCGCTATCTGATCCCGGTCGCCCAGGCCCATTTCCGCCGGGTGCTGAAAGCCAATCCAGAGCTGCCACAGGGGCGCTCTGAAACGGAAGGTGGCGCCAAGTGGTTCACCCTCGACGAGGTGCTGCGGCTGCGGGCGCATTTCGCCGCACAAGGCTCCAAGGCCAAGGATTACACCCCCTACCGCCCCGAGGGGCTGCCTGCCAAAATGGTGGCAGTGGCCAACTTCAAGGGCGGCGTCGGCAAGACGTCCACCGCGGCGCATCTGGCGATGTCAGCCGCCCTTGATGGCTACAAGGTGCTGGTGATTGATCTGGACAGCCAGGGCTCGATGACCTCGATCTTCGGCGGCAAGGTGGAGGATGAATGGCAGACGGCCTTCCCGCTTTTGGCACGCCATTACGGGGATCACCTGCGGCTGGAAAACCAGCGCCGTCTGGATCGCGGCGATGCGCCCCAGCCGCTGGATGACAGCCTGTCTGCGGCGATGGAGATGACGGCGGCCGATGTGATCCAGCCCACCCATTGGCCCAATATCGACCTCATCGGCGCGCAGCTGAACCTCTATTGGGCGGAATTCCAGATCCCGGTCTGGCGCATGGCCGCGCGCTCCTGGAAACTCTGGGATGCGCTGACCGAGCGGCTGGAGGCTGACGGGGTCTTGGAGCAATACGACGTGATCTTCATCGACACGCCGCCGGCCCTTGGCTACCTGACCATCAACGGGCTGTCGGCGGCGGATATCCTGCTGGTGCCGATGGGCGCCTCCTTTCTGGAGTTCGACAGTACGGGGCGGTTTTTCGATATGCTGCATTCCACCTTCGCCTCCATCGAGGAGGGCGAGAACCTGGCCGCCCGCGCGCTGGGGCGGCCGGAGATTGCCTTTGAATGGGATGCGGTGCGCACGGTGATCACCCGCTATGACAGCGCCCAGCAGGGCGAGCTGGCAGCCCTGATGCAGGCTTATCTCGGCCCCACCCTGTCGCCGCACCGGCAGGATTACACCGCGCTGATCGGTCAGGCCGGCGAGCAGGTCAATGGCATCTACGAGGCCGATTACCGCGATTTCAACCGCGAAACCTATGCAAGGGGGCGCGAGACCTTCGACGCCACCTATGCGGCCTTCAAGCGGCTTCTGCTGGCGGTCTGGCGCCGGGATGAGTTGCAGATGCAGCGCGCGGCGCAGTAA